The window GCTCCAATGGCGTATACTCTTTGGACAAAACACTTAAAAGTTAATCCTAAAAATTCAACTTGGGTAGACCGTGATCGTTTTGTGCTTTCAGCAGGACATGGCTCAATGCTATTATATAGCATGCTTCATTTAGCAGGCTATCAAGTAACAATCAATGATTTACAAAATTTCCGTCAATGGGGAAGTAAAACTCCGGGACATCCAGAAGTTCATCATACAGATGGAGTTGAAGCAACAACTGGCCCGCTTGGTCAAGGAATTGCGAATGCTGTGGGGATGGCAATGGCTGAAGCGCATATTGCAGCTACGTATAACAAAGAAGGACACAAAATTGTCGATCACTTTACCTATGCATTATGTGGGGATGGCGATTTAATGGAAGGCGTGTCTGCAGAAGCAGCAAGTATGGCAGGACATCTAGAATTAGGAAAATTAGTCGTTTTATACGATTCAAATGATATTTCATTAGATGGACCAACTTCAAAAGCCTTTACTGAGAATGTAGGCAAACGTTTTGAAGCATATAACTGGCAACATATATTAGTTAAAGACGGTAATGATTTAGCTGAGATTGAGAAAGCTCTTGAAGCAGCAAAAGCTGAAACGAAAAAACCAACTTTAATTGAAGTGAAAACTGTCATCGGATTTGGGGCACCAAATCAAGGGACATCTAAAGTTCATGGAGCTCCACTTGGAATTGAAGGAATTGCAGCTGCTAAAAAAGTGTATGGTTGGGATTATCCTGATTTTACAGTTCCAGCTGAAGTAACTGCACGTTTTAAAGAAACAATGATTGATAAGGGTGCAGAAGCTGAATCAACTTGGAATGAAACTTTTGCAGCTTATAAAGGTGCTTATCCAGAATTAGCAGCTCAATTTGAACAAGTAATGTCTGGCAAATTACCAAGTGATTGGGATAGCGAACTGCCAGTTTATGAACTTGGTGCAAGTGCTGCATCTCGTGTAACAAGCAGTGAAACAATTCAAGCACTATCTAAAAAAATTCCAGGTTTCTGGGGTGGATCAGCTGATTTATCAGCATCAAATAATACAATGGTTACAGGGGAAAAAGATTTTGAACCTGGTCAATATGAAGGACGTAATATTTGGTACGGTGTGCGTGAATTTGCAATGGCAGCAGCTATGAATGGAATTGCTTTACATGGTGGCTCTCGGATTTATGGCGGAACATTCTTTGTCTTTACTGACTATTTCCGTGCAGCGATTCGTTTAGCAGCAATTACCAGCACACCAGTAACGTATGTTTTAACACATGATTCAATTGCAGTTGGGGAAGATGGCCCAACACATGAACCAATTGAACAATTATCAAGTTTACGTGGTATGCCAAATCTTTCAGTAATTCGTCCAGCAGATGGAAATGAAGTTGTAGCAGCTTGGGAACAAGCAATCACTTCAACAGACCATCCAACAGTACTTGTCTTGACTCGTCAAAACTTACCTGTTATCGAAGGCACTAAAGAAAATGCACGTAAAAATGTAGCTAAAGGTGGTTATGTAATCTCACCACAAGATGGCGCAACTCCAGCAGGAATCTTGATTGCAACAGGATCAGAAGTAGCATTGGCTATCGAGGCTCAAAAAGTCTTGAAAGCGGATGGACAAGATGTAGCTGTTGTTTCAATGCCAAGTTTTGATTTATTCTTGAAACAAGACAAGGCGTATCAAGAAAGTGTTTTACCAACAGCTGTTCGTAAACGTGTTTCAATTGAAATGGGCGCAACTTTTGGTTGGGAACGTTTTGTTGGACTTGATGGAGCGATGATTGGAATCGATAAATTTGGTGCAAGCGCGCCAGGGAATATTGTCATTGAGCAATATGGTTTCACGGTTGAAAATGTTGTTTCAACTTTTAAAGGTCTTTAAAAAATAACTTAAAGCAAGGCTGAAGATTCATTTCGGTCTTGTTTTTTTACTTAGATCAGACTAAATAATCGCACTATAGCAGACTTGAAATGGACAAGAATGAAACATAATACTACTTTTAACAGGGGATTTTTGCAAATAATGTTATTTTTTTCAAGATTCTCGAGTTTATCTATTTATTTTTAGGTCGTAATCTAGTACAATTGATAATTGAGAAGTCTAGGAAGGAGTGAATTGAAATGAATATTTGGTTAAGTATTGGATTAATTATTCTTGCTTTAGTTGGTGGCGCTGTCGGCGGTTATTTCTTAGCAAGAAAAACAATGATGGATTATTTTAAAAAGAATCCTCCCGTTAATGAGGATATGCTACGTATGTTAATGATGCAAATGGGTCAAAAACCATCTGAGAAGAAAATCAAACAGATGATGGCTTCTATGCAAGTGCAAACAGAAAAGGCAAACAAGAAAAAATAATACTTGGAATTAGATTACTTATTTCAGAGTTCCTTTTTTTGTATAAACGGGCAGATTTTTTTCTGCTCGTCTTTTTGTGCTTAGAATTGGGAATAAACTTAGACGGAAAACCGGACTTTTCTGATTTGTTTTTTCATTATCTAAAATAGTTTTAATCATTTAAATAAAGAATAGGTAGGTGAAGACACAAGATGAGTATTTTTAAGAAGTTAGGTTGGTTTTTTAAGCAAGAAAAAAAATCTTATATAATCGGAGTTACTTTTCTAATTTTAGTAGCTTTGGTTCAATTAATTCCACCACGAGTTATTGGAGTAGTTGTAGATGAAATTGCAACTGGGAAAATGACTTTTGCAACACTAAGTAAGTGGATTCTGATTTTAGTTGCAGCTGGAATTGGTCAGTATGTTTTCCGTTATATTTGGCGTTTAAATATTTGGGGAAGTGCGGCAAAATTAGAACAAACCTTACGAACAAATTTATTTCAGCATTTTACGAAAATGGACCATGTCTTTTTTCAAAAATACCGAACAGGAGATTTAATGGCTCATGCTACAAATGATCTATCTGCAATTCAAATGGTAGCAGGTGGAGGTATTTTAACCTTAGCTGATTCGATTATTACAGGTGGTGCAACTATCATAGCGATGGCGATTTTTGTTGATTGGCGCTTAACGGTGATTGCCTTGATTCCATTACCAATGTTGGCAGTAGCATCACGAGTATTAGGTTCTAAATTACATGTTCGCTTTAGAGGAGCACAAGCTGCTTTTTCAACGATGAATGATAAAACCCAAGAGAGTATTAGTGGAATCAAAGTAATTAAGACTTTTGGTGAAGAAGCAGAAGATGTCGCAGATTTTAAAAAGCAAACGGACAATGTTGTTGAAAAAAATAAACGTGTTTATTTAGTGGATTCATTATTTGATCCAGCAATTACTTTTATTATGGGGATTTCATATGTGTTAACCATTATTTTAGGTGGGAAATATGTGATGTCTGGTGCAATTTCAATTGGTCAACTGATTTCTTTTATTAGTTATATTGCGATGTTAGTTTGGCCGATGTTTGCTATTGGTCGTTTATTTAATATTTTGGAACGCGGAAGTGCCAGCTATGATCGAGTTCAAGAATTGTTGACGGAAAAATCTTCGATTATTGAGAATCCAGATGCGATTCAGCAGTTGGTTAAAGGGGATATTGACTATAAAGTTGATGAGTTTAATTATCCAGAAGACGATCGTGTAGCTTTGAACCATATTCATTTTAATTTAAAGCGTGGACGTACATTAGGCATTGTTGGAAAAACCGGATCAGGGAAAACAACGATGTTCAAACTTTTATTACGTGAATACGATGAGTACCAAGGAGAAATACGCTTTGGCACTCATGATATTCGAGATTACTCATTAAATGCTTTGCTACATGGTATCGGCTATGTACCACAGGATCAGTTTTTATTCTCAACAACTATTCGTGAGAACATTCGTTTTGCAAACCCTGAATTAAGTGAAGAAGATGTAATTAAAGCGGCTAAATTAACTGCAATCCATGAAGACATTATGGGGTTACCTTTAGGGTATGATACATTAGTTGGTGAACGTGGTGTTTCTTTATCAGGTGGACAAAAACAACGCATTTCAATTGCAAGAGCTTTAATTACGAATCCAGAACTGTTGATTTTAGATGATGCGCTATCGGCTGTCGATGCTAAAACAGAAGAAGCTATTTTATCAGCTTTAAAAACTGAACGAGCACAACAAACGACAATTATTGCTGCTCATCGAATTAGCAGTGTCATGCATGGGGACGAAATTATTGTCTTAGATGATGGTGAAGTTATTGAACGTGGCAATCATCAAGAATTAGTTGAATTAAATGGTTGGTATCAAGATATGTTTGATCGCCAACAATTAGAAGCAGAACTTAAAGGGGGTGCTAAATAATGGAAAATCATAAGTCTGATTGGCAAAAATCAATTCCCTTGAAGGAACAATTTTCGATTGTAAAGCGGATGTTTGTTTTTGCAAAACCTTTTCGTAAACAATTTTTTATTGCGGTGTTTTTTGGAGCGGGTTTAGCGATTATTAATGTTCTCTTACCGCGAGTGTTACAGATTTTTATGGATAGTTATTTAACACCTAAAAAAGCTACGACTGAAATTATTATTACATTTGCAGCGATTTATTTTGGCGTAACATTGACTAAAATTATTGTCTTATTCTGTCAGATGTATATATTTAATATGGCGGCAGAAAAAACGGTTCAAAATATTCGTAATCAATTATTTGAAAAATTGCATACTTTAGGTATGCGTTATTTTGACCAAACACCAGCTGGCTCAATTGTTTCTCGAGTGACGAATGATACGGAAACGATTAAAGAGTTTTGGGCAGTTTTCTTAACGGTTCTACAAGGTATGTTTGCAGTTATTTCGGCTTTTACCGCGATGTTTTTATTGAATCGAACCATCGCGTTGTGGTGCTTAGCCTTCTTGCCTGTTTTAGCGGTTGTCGTTTGGTATTATCAACATTTTAGCTCAAAAGTCTATCGTGGAATGCGAGAAAAATTAAGTCAATTAAATACAAAATTAAATGAATCTATTTCTGGAATGGGAATTATTCAACAATTTCGCCAAGAAAAACGACTGCAAAAAGAATTTAATCAAACAAATAGTGAGTATTATCAATCGCGCGTTTCAATGGTGAAGATTAATGCGTTGTTATTAGGACCGATTATTAATTTGTTGTATACTTTTTCATTAGCGGTGATCTTAGGTATTTTTGGATACAATGCTTTATCTGAACCAATTAGCATTGGGGTGATTTATGCCTTTATCTCTTACGCTCAAAGTTTTTTTAATCCAATGACGAATATGATGGATAATTTAAGTATTTTCCAAGATGGAATGGTTTCTAGTAGTCGTGTCTTGCGAATTATGGATGAAGCAAGTCTAACTCCGCAGCAGAATCCGGATGCAAATGCAGTCATTCAAGAAGCAGAGATTGAATTTAAACATGTCAGTTTTTCCTATGATGGAGAGCATGATGTTTTAACGGATATTAGTTTTACTGCTAAACCAGGTGAAACTGTGGCATTAGTAGGGCATACAGGTAGTGGGAAAAGTTCGATTATCAATGTGATGATGCGCTTTTATGAATTTAATCGAGGAGATATTCTCATTGATGGCCAATCGATTCGCAATTACCCGATTGAAGAGCTTCGAGAGAAGATGGGATTAGTCTTACAAGATTCATTTTTATTTTATGGTGATATTAAGCGAAATATTCGTTTAATGAGTTCTAAAATCACCGATTATCAAATTGAAGAAGCTGCACGTTTTGTTCAAGCGGATTCATTTATTGAAGAATTACCGGGTCAGTATGATGCTAAAGTAATTGAACGTGGAGCTAGTTATTCAAGTGGTCAGCGTCAGCTGATTTCATTTGCACGGACGATTGTTATCGATCCTAAAATTTTGGTTCTAGATGAAGCCACAGCCAATATTGATACTGAAACTGAAACACTTATTCAAGATGGGTTGAAGAAGATGCGTCAAGGGCGGACAACGATTGCGATTGCCCATCGTCTATCAACGATTCGTGATGCGAATTTGATTTTAGTATTAGATCACGGGAAGATTATTGAACGTGGAACCCATGAAGAATTGATTGAACAAGGCGGGGTCTATTATGATATGTATCGTCTACAGAATAGCGAAAATGCAGCATCCTAACGTAAAAAATTAAGTAACCCCACTTGTAACTGAATTGTTACAAGTGGGGTTTAGTCTTATCATGATTGTTGCTGAATAGAAGCTTGAGCAGCAGCTAAACGTGCAATTGGAACCCGGTATGGGGAGCAAGAAACATAGTCTAAGCCTAGCTTTTGGAAGAAGGCGATGGAAAGGGGATCTCCACCAACTTCACCGCAAACGCCAATTTTCAAGGTGCTTTTTTGTTGTCTAGCTTTGTTCACGGCGAATTCAATTAAAGAACCAACTCCTGCAATATCTAAAGTTTGAAATGGATCTGCTGTTAATAATCCTTTTTCTAAATAAGTTCCTAAAAATTTGCCACTATCATCTCTTGAAAAGCCAAAGGTTAATTGGGTTAAATCATTGGTTCCAAAGCTAAAGAAATCAGCTTCATTGGCAATTTCATCAGCAGTTAGACAAGCTCTGGGAATTTCAATCATTGTTCCAATTTTATAGGTCATGTGACTATTTGCTTCTAAAAGAAGTTGTTGGATGAGATCTGTTAGATTTTTCTTAACAAAATGCAGTTCAGTGGCACTACCAATTAATGGAATCATAATTTCTGGAGTCATGGTGATTCCTTTTTGTTCGCTAATTAGAGCACTTTTCATGATGGCTTCAACTTGCATTTGATAAATTTCTGGATAGCTGACAGCTAGGCGACATCCACGATGACCTAACATTGGATTGGTTTCAGTTAAGTCAGCTAAGCGATTGCGAATATCATTTTCAGAAAGTTGCATTTCTTTTGCAACTATCGCAATCTCAGCTGCTGTATGAGGTAAAAATTCATGTAAGGGTGGATCTAATAAACGAATAGTCATCGGTTTACCAGCCGTAAGCGTAAATAATTCAGTAAAATCTTGCATTTGCATATCTAGCAATGAAGATAGTGCTAGTTTTCTTTGTGTTGTAGAATTTGCTAAAATCATTTGGCGCATTTTTAACAAGCGTTCCTCAGCAAAAAACATATGCTCGGTACGAGTTAAGCCGATACCTTCTGCACCAAAATCTAATGCTGTTTGGATATCTTTTAAGGTATCTGCATTGGCTCGAACGCCTAATTGTGAAAAAGCAGTTAACCAATTCATAAAGGTTTTTAATGCTGGGTTTTCAGCACTACTTTCCATCTTGAGTTCGCCAAGGTAAATTGCGCCTGTAGCTCCGTCAACAGAAATAAGATCTCCTTCAAAAAGCTGTTTATCAGTTGCATAGGTAATTCGTTTGGCTTGTTCTTGAATAAGAAATTGACCACACCCAGCAACACAACAGGTACCCATTCCTCGAGCCACTACAGCAGCGTGAGACGTCATTCCCCCGCGACTGGTTACAATAGCTTCACTAATGACCATACCTTCAATATCTTCAGGAGAGGTTTCTTGGCGCATTAAAATGATCTTTTCACCACGTTCTTTGGCAGACCGTGCAGCTTCCGTATCGAAATAAATTTTTCCAGTCGCAGCTCCAGGGCTAGCGGGAAGCCCCTTTGCAATTGGCTGGGTTTGACTTAAGGCAGTTGAGTCAAAAACAGGATGTAGCAATTTTGTAATTGTGGACGGTTCAACTCGTAAGATGGCTTCTTGTTTAGTAATTAGTCCTTCCTGCACCATATCTACTGCGATTTGAATTGTAGCTGCAGCAGTTCGTTTACCGCTTCTGGTTTGCAATAAATAAAGTTTTTCTTGCTCAATCGTAAATTCAATATCTTGCATATCACGATAATGATGTTCTAAAATATGTGCTAATTGAATAAATTCTGCATAAATATCTGGTAGTTGAGTAGCTAATTCATTTAAAGGAAGTGGTGTACGAATTCCTGCAACAACATCTTCTCCTTGAGCATTTAATAGGAATTCACCGAAGACAGAAGCTTCGCCAGTTGCTGGATTTCGAGTAAATGCGACACCTGTTCCACTTGTATTGCCTGCATTACCAAAAACCATCGATTGAATAGTTACCGCTGTTCCTAAATCACTGGGAATCTGATGGAGTTTTCGGTAAATATCTGCTCGTGGATTAAACCAAGAATTGAAGACCGCTTGAATCGCTAAGTAAAGCTGTTCTTTGGGATCTTGGGGAAATTCAGATTTAGTTGCAGCATGATAAATTTTTTGATACTCTTTTACGACTAAGCGCCAATCATCTGCGGTTAAATCAGTATCCTGCTTTATTTGTTTAGTTTGTTTTAGCTTGTCTAAGTAGGCTTCAAATTGCTTACCAGGAATTTCCATTACAACTTCACCAAACATCTGAATCAAACGTCGATAGCAATCATATGCAAATCGAGGATTGCCAGTTATGGTTGCTAAAACATCCACTGTGTGATCATTTAGGCCTAAATTTAAAATAGTGTCCATCATTCCTGGCATGGAGTGAACAGCACCGCTACGAACAGAAACTAATAAAGGATTTTTTGAATCATTAAATTTTTTCTGCATCTTAGTTTCAAGTTTGTCAATGTGTAAATCAATCTCAGTGCATAAATCGTTAGATAACTGACGCTGATGGGTAAAAAAATCGTGGCAAGCTTTAGTTGTAATTGTAAATCCAGCAGGAACAGGTAAGCCAAGGCGTGACATTTCAGCCAAATTAGCTCCTTTACCACCTAAGAGTGATTTCATTTCTTGATTGCCTTCTTCAAATAAATAAACGAATTTTGTCATGGGAAAAACTCCTTTTTTTTAGTAATATGAAACCTTAGATTTGATCGCCAATAATTAATGTTGCTGTTTCTTCAATAGCTTTATCTTTAATGTTAATTGGTTTAATGCCATAGGTATCGTAAATAGTATAAGCATATTCTAATTCTTCAGCGATGTGTTGCATATCGGAATAGGCCGTATCTTCATTTAGTCCCATTGAACGCAATCTAGATTTACGGATAGTCATTAATTGCTCTAAATCGGTTGTTAATCCAATCAAACGTTCTTTAGGAACTTGGCTAAGCTCTTTAGGTAAAGGCACGCCAGGAATTAATGGAAGATTAGCGACTTTAAATGTTTTATTAGCTAATAACATAGATAGAGGTGTCTTCGATGTTCTGGATACACCTAAAATAACATAATCAGCTTTTAAAAAGCCGCGTGGATCTTTGCCATCATCATAACGAACAGCAAATTCAATCGCTGCAATTCGATCAAAATAATCATCATTTAGTTGATGTAAGGCACCAATTTCTTCAGAAGGGTTCATCCCTGTGGTTGCATGCAGCACATGAATTAGAGGAGCCATCACATCGACAAAAAGTAGTGAACTGCGTGTACAAAAATCGGTTGTATATTGAATTAATTCTTGGTTGACTAAAGTATAGACAACGATTCCATTATTTTGTAAAGCCTCTCGTAAAATGTCTTTAAGTAAAGCTAAATTATCAACAAATGGGTACAAATTTAAATCAAAGGGGACTAAAGACGGAAATTGTGCAGTTACAGCAGAGACTACGCTTTGAGCTGTTTCACCAACAGAATCAGAAAGAATATAAATACTTTGTTTAGTTGCCATGTAAAAACTCCATTCTAAAATTAGATTTTTTAATAGTGCGCGTTAAATCAAATGTGACGTATTATATGAGATGTTTTGATTATATAGTGTGTTTTATATAAAATCAACTACTTTTTGAAAAATAGTAGCTAGTTAAAAGCAAATCGTGATAAATAAAAGGTTGATATACATAGATAGTCGGTTGGGAAATGGATAAATTCATTGCTCTTTCACTAAAAAGTGATAAACTAATAGAGTAGATATTTTTTTAAACAACTATTAATAGTACGTCATAATTGGTGGAATAGAGTGTTTTATTTAAGAGAGGTGTATAGGATGCAGACAAAAAAGGATTATTTAGTAAGAGATTGTCATGACTTTACTATCCTTAGTCATTATTTAGCATGTCGTGATTTATCAAAGTTAACCAAACGGTCCTTGTATGAGGCATGTGGTATTCAACAAGTAGATGTGATCTTAATTGCAGGGAATTGTCTGCCAATTACTGCTAAAATAGCGGCAGATGCGTATCATAATGGAATGGCAAAGGGGATTTTTGTTGCAGGTGGTCGCGGGCATACAACTGATCATTTAATGCAACATATAAAAAAAGAGTCAGCTTATCAAAAAATTCAACTAACCCGCAATCAATCAGAAGCTGAAATTTTCCAAAAAATAATATGTCAAATCTACCATGTACCCAAAAATGTTCTTTTAATTGAATCAAAGTCAATGAATGGAGGAGAGAATGCTAGTGAATCTCTAAAAAAATTCAAGGAAGTTGGAAGAATCCCAAAAACAGGTATTCTTATTCAAGATCCGACTATGCAGCGACGGTTAGCCGCTAGTTTTCAAAAAGAATGGCAAGGAATCAAGACCAAATGGATGAATTATGCACCTTTTATTCCTAGGCTTCAAGTAAAAGATCAGATACTTACTTTCCAAGAAGATGTATCAATGGGTGTCCATTGGGAGATTGAACATTACTTGTCTTTACTATTAGGGGAGATTCCTCGCTTAATAGCTTACGGTCCTGCTGGTAAAAATTATATTGCGGAGGTTGATATTCCAATAGAGGTTGTAGCTGCATATCAGCGTTTAGAAAAACGATATCCTCAGTTGATTCGCACTATGTAACTAAAAAAACCAACAAACTAATTTTAGCTTTGTTGGTTTTTTTTAGTTATTTAATTAGCTTCATATTTGAAATCAGGATCAATTTCATAATCGAGCTGATCAAAGGCTGCTTGCATTTGATCTTCTACTTCTTTGATAACCTCTTTAGTTAATTTTGTACGTTTATCAATATAAATTGGTTCACCAAAGTTAACTGTTACACGTTTTCTTGAAAGTAGACCTTTGATTGTTAGTGGTCCTTGATAGACTGCTGGTACAAGTGGTGCACCACTTAGTTTGGCAATAGTTGCTGCGCCGCCTTTTAATTCATTAGAATGTCTGGTACCACTAGGAAACATAATCAAACTGTATTGCCCATCTTTTAAATATTTAACTGGTTTTTTGATGACGCTTGGTCCAGGATTGTCACGATCCACTGGGAATGCGTGAGCATGAACCATAATCCAACGCAAAATTGGATTTTTGAATAATTCTTGTTTCGCCATAAATGAAAAAATAGTTGGCGTGCCTGCTAAAGCGAAATAGATAGGATCAAACCAAGTGCGGTGAGGCCCAACTAAAATATAAGCTTCTTCTTTAGGTATGCGGTCTTTATTGATATAACGTGAATTTCCATTTAAAAGAAATACAACAAATCGTGCTACCTGACGTATAAATCGATAGAACACATTAACTCAACCTTTCAGTATTAAAATTCAAAAATTAGAGATTTTCTTATTTAATAGTATGCAAGATATTTGTATAATTAGCAAGAAGATAATTCTTTTTTTAGAAAAATTCTAATTGACTGGCACGAAGATTTCTTATTTTGCTATAATAGACTTGAGAGAAAACAAAGGAGATTTAAAATGAAATTTATCCATACAGCTGATTGGCATATTGGCAAAAGAGTTCACGGGTTTCAATTATTAGCGGAACAGCAAGAGGTATTTCAACAAATGCTAGAGGTGGCTATTGCTGAAAAAGTAGATGGAATTGTAATTGCTGGCGATTTGTATGATCGAGCAGTTCCTCCTAGCGAAGCGGTTGCTCTGTTAAATCAAATGTTAGTTGAGTTAAATATTCAACACCAATTTCCTATTTTAGCGATTTCAGGAAACCATGATAGCCCAACTCGCTTGGAAACTGGGGGACCCTGGTATGAAAAAACGAATTTTCATTTACACACTAAGATTCAGCAAGGAATTCAGCCGGTTGTGATTGGCAATACTCAGTTTTTCTTGTTGCCTTATTTTGAGCCGATTGATGCCCGTCTTTATTTTGAAGATCAGCAGTTAGTGACTCATGAATTAGCGATGCAACGAGTGG is drawn from Carnobacterium gallinarum DSM 4847 and contains these coding sequences:
- the tkt gene encoding transketolase; this encodes MFDTTDQLAVNTIRTLSIEGIQKANSGHPGLPMGSAPMAYTLWTKHLKVNPKNSTWVDRDRFVLSAGHGSMLLYSMLHLAGYQVTINDLQNFRQWGSKTPGHPEVHHTDGVEATTGPLGQGIANAVGMAMAEAHIAATYNKEGHKIVDHFTYALCGDGDLMEGVSAEAASMAGHLELGKLVVLYDSNDISLDGPTSKAFTENVGKRFEAYNWQHILVKDGNDLAEIEKALEAAKAETKKPTLIEVKTVIGFGAPNQGTSKVHGAPLGIEGIAAAKKVYGWDYPDFTVPAEVTARFKETMIDKGAEAESTWNETFAAYKGAYPELAAQFEQVMSGKLPSDWDSELPVYELGASAASRVTSSETIQALSKKIPGFWGGSADLSASNNTMVTGEKDFEPGQYEGRNIWYGVREFAMAAAMNGIALHGGSRIYGGTFFVFTDYFRAAIRLAAITSTPVTYVLTHDSIAVGEDGPTHEPIEQLSSLRGMPNLSVIRPADGNEVVAAWEQAITSTDHPTVLVLTRQNLPVIEGTKENARKNVAKGGYVISPQDGATPAGILIATGSEVALAIEAQKVLKADGQDVAVVSMPSFDLFLKQDKAYQESVLPTAVRKRVSIEMGATFGWERFVGLDGAMIGIDKFGASAPGNIVIEQYGFTVENVVSTFKGL
- a CDS encoding YneF family protein, whose protein sequence is MNIWLSIGLIILALVGGAVGGYFLARKTMMDYFKKNPPVNEDMLRMLMMQMGQKPSEKKIKQMMASMQVQTEKANKKK
- a CDS encoding ABC transporter ATP-binding protein, which translates into the protein MSIFKKLGWFFKQEKKSYIIGVTFLILVALVQLIPPRVIGVVVDEIATGKMTFATLSKWILILVAAGIGQYVFRYIWRLNIWGSAAKLEQTLRTNLFQHFTKMDHVFFQKYRTGDLMAHATNDLSAIQMVAGGGILTLADSIITGGATIIAMAIFVDWRLTVIALIPLPMLAVASRVLGSKLHVRFRGAQAAFSTMNDKTQESISGIKVIKTFGEEAEDVADFKKQTDNVVEKNKRVYLVDSLFDPAITFIMGISYVLTIILGGKYVMSGAISIGQLISFISYIAMLVWPMFAIGRLFNILERGSASYDRVQELLTEKSSIIENPDAIQQLVKGDIDYKVDEFNYPEDDRVALNHIHFNLKRGRTLGIVGKTGSGKTTMFKLLLREYDEYQGEIRFGTHDIRDYSLNALLHGIGYVPQDQFLFSTTIRENIRFANPELSEEDVIKAAKLTAIHEDIMGLPLGYDTLVGERGVSLSGGQKQRISIARALITNPELLILDDALSAVDAKTEEAILSALKTERAQQTTIIAAHRISSVMHGDEIIVLDDGEVIERGNHQELVELNGWYQDMFDRQQLEAELKGGAK
- a CDS encoding ABC transporter ATP-binding protein gives rise to the protein MENHKSDWQKSIPLKEQFSIVKRMFVFAKPFRKQFFIAVFFGAGLAIINVLLPRVLQIFMDSYLTPKKATTEIIITFAAIYFGVTLTKIIVLFCQMYIFNMAAEKTVQNIRNQLFEKLHTLGMRYFDQTPAGSIVSRVTNDTETIKEFWAVFLTVLQGMFAVISAFTAMFLLNRTIALWCLAFLPVLAVVVWYYQHFSSKVYRGMREKLSQLNTKLNESISGMGIIQQFRQEKRLQKEFNQTNSEYYQSRVSMVKINALLLGPIINLLYTFSLAVILGIFGYNALSEPISIGVIYAFISYAQSFFNPMTNMMDNLSIFQDGMVSSSRVLRIMDEASLTPQQNPDANAVIQEAEIEFKHVSFSYDGEHDVLTDISFTAKPGETVALVGHTGSGKSSIINVMMRFYEFNRGDILIDGQSIRNYPIEELREKMGLVLQDSFLFYGDIKRNIRLMSSKITDYQIEEAARFVQADSFIEELPGQYDAKVIERGASYSSGQRQLISFARTIVIDPKILVLDEATANIDTETETLIQDGLKKMRQGRTTIAIAHRLSTIRDANLILVLDHGKIIERGTHEELIEQGGVYYDMYRLQNSENAAS
- the ppdK gene encoding pyruvate, phosphate dikinase; its protein translation is MTKFVYLFEEGNQEMKSLLGGKGANLAEMSRLGLPVPAGFTITTKACHDFFTHQRQLSNDLCTEIDLHIDKLETKMQKKFNDSKNPLLVSVRSGAVHSMPGMMDTILNLGLNDHTVDVLATITGNPRFAYDCYRRLIQMFGEVVMEIPGKQFEAYLDKLKQTKQIKQDTDLTADDWRLVVKEYQKIYHAATKSEFPQDPKEQLYLAIQAVFNSWFNPRADIYRKLHQIPSDLGTAVTIQSMVFGNAGNTSGTGVAFTRNPATGEASVFGEFLLNAQGEDVVAGIRTPLPLNELATQLPDIYAEFIQLAHILEHHYRDMQDIEFTIEQEKLYLLQTRSGKRTAAATIQIAVDMVQEGLITKQEAILRVEPSTITKLLHPVFDSTALSQTQPIAKGLPASPGAATGKIYFDTEAARSAKERGEKIILMRQETSPEDIEGMVISEAIVTSRGGMTSHAAVVARGMGTCCVAGCGQFLIQEQAKRITYATDKQLFEGDLISVDGATGAIYLGELKMESSAENPALKTFMNWLTAFSQLGVRANADTLKDIQTALDFGAEGIGLTRTEHMFFAEERLLKMRQMILANSTTQRKLALSSLLDMQMQDFTELFTLTAGKPMTIRLLDPPLHEFLPHTAAEIAIVAKEMQLSENDIRNRLADLTETNPMLGHRGCRLAVSYPEIYQMQVEAIMKSALISEQKGITMTPEIMIPLIGSATELHFVKKNLTDLIQQLLLEANSHMTYKIGTMIEIPRACLTADEIANEADFFSFGTNDLTQLTFGFSRDDSGKFLGTYLEKGLLTADPFQTLDIAGVGSLIEFAVNKARQQKSTLKIGVCGEVGGDPLSIAFFQKLGLDYVSCSPYRVPIARLAAAQASIQQQS
- a CDS encoding pyruvate, water dikinase regulatory protein, coding for MATKQSIYILSDSVGETAQSVVSAVTAQFPSLVPFDLNLYPFVDNLALLKDILREALQNNGIVVYTLVNQELIQYTTDFCTRSSLLFVDVMAPLIHVLHATTGMNPSEEIGALHQLNDDYFDRIAAIEFAVRYDDGKDPRGFLKADYVILGVSRTSKTPLSMLLANKTFKVANLPLIPGVPLPKELSQVPKERLIGLTTDLEQLMTIRKSRLRSMGLNEDTAYSDMQHIAEELEYAYTIYDTYGIKPINIKDKAIEETATLIIGDQI
- a CDS encoding ElyC/SanA/YdcF family protein is translated as MQTKKDYLVRDCHDFTILSHYLACRDLSKLTKRSLYEACGIQQVDVILIAGNCLPITAKIAADAYHNGMAKGIFVAGGRGHTTDHLMQHIKKESAYQKIQLTRNQSEAEIFQKIICQIYHVPKNVLLIESKSMNGGENASESLKKFKEVGRIPKTGILIQDPTMQRRLAASFQKEWQGIKTKWMNYAPFIPRLQVKDQILTFQEDVSMGVHWEIEHYLSLLLGEIPRLIAYGPAGKNYIAEVDIPIEVVAAYQRLEKRYPQLIRTM